TTTACAGCATCAACTTTCATCTTATTTTTTAAAATAGATTGCCTTACATCCTCAATACTTTCAATTACAGGTTGGCTTTTGCCGGCTTCTCCCATGTACCATGCAACTTTATTGTCTTTACCAAGCAAAATAGTCATTGAGCGGGAGGCAGGAACAGGTTCCTGTATATCATCAACAGGCTCATCCGGCTTTACAACATCCATTGCTACTGGTTTAGATAGTGATGTCGTGAGCATAAAAAAAGTAATCAGCAAAAATGCAAGATCAACCATAGCGGTTAAATCAACTTTAGGAACCGCTCTTCTGTTCGGGGAAACGTTTAATTCGGCCATAATCTTTTGTTTTAGGTTTAAAAGAGTGATGCACAAGAAAGCCGAATTCCATAAATTAAATATATGGAGCGCAGTATTTGGTAAGGGAAATTTACAAAGAAGTAGGCCGTTTGGCTTCCTTAAGTCTTCTTTCTACAAATGACTTCTCTAAAAGGAGTTCTTCATTTTTAGGGTCGAAAGTTAACCCCTCTTCAAATTGCTCCAAGGCCAACTGGTATTGCTCTAAACGATTATAAACCCATCCAAAGCCTCTAAAGACATCCGGATTTTTAGGGTTTAACATCCATGCCTGGTTAAGCCTATACATAGCAGTTTGCAAATCATCATGGTTAAGGTAATCACAGGCTTTCAAAAAATAATGATTGGATGCAGAATCTGCACTCCCGTCTTTATCTATAACCGTCTTTAAGAAGATCCTATCCGCCTCAATTTGTTCCGGAGTTTTAACCTTATTTCCGTATTTTGGATAGAGACGGATGTCTTCCTTAGCCACTTCCAACCATTCTTTGTAAGGTATTTTTTTTCTTACCGCAGATACAGCGGCATTTGAGGTTGAAGAAGACAATGTCGACTCACACGAGGTAAAAATTACCGCTAATATCATAACAGAGAGGCATTTAATCATAGAATAAAGGTATGTTTTTTTTGAAATAAAAAAAATATACCTTCATATTAATGATAAATCAATCATTAAACCCTATCAAAACTGAAATACAGTTGATTATATTCGCTATTAAATCGTGCATATGGAAACCATAGTGATATTAACAGGTGCTGGCATTAGCGCTGAAAGTGGACTCAAAACCTTCAGGGATTCCAATGGTTTATGGGAGAATTATCGCATCGAAGATGTTGCTACACCCGAAGCCTGGTTGCGTAACCCGGAACTTGTACAACAGTTTTACAATGAACGTCGAAAATCGGTGTTGGAAGCACAACCCAACGAAGCACATAAGGCACTTGCAAGATTACAGGACAAATACAATGTTCAAATCATTACTCAAAATATCGATGATTTACATGAACGAGCGGGCTCAAAAAACGTACTACATTTACATGGAGTGATTACCCGATCGCAGTCGGATGTCGAACCTAACTTAACCTACCCTATACCCGGCTGGGAACTGCGTTTTACCGATCTTTGTGTCCATGGAAAACCACTTCGTCCACATGTGGTATGGTTTGGTGAAGCGGTGCCTAATATGGTGTTTGCCTCCCGGCTGTGCCGTAAAGCTAATGTGTTTGCGGTAATAGGAACGAGCTTACAGGTGTATCCTGCTGCTGGTTTAACAGAATATGTACCAAAAGAAACGATCAGGTACGTAATTGATGTAAATGTGCCTCATATTTCAGGTAGTGATCACCTCAAAAAGATTGAACAGCCGGCCACTATTGGGGTTCCAATCATGGTTGAAGAGCTTTTGGCCCGCAGGTAGTGTAATCAATCCATTCCCAATTATCCCACAAATTGTTTGTAACTTTGGAGCATCATTAAAAGATCCTCATGGCAGTATTACATAGAAAAGAAGAGAAAATTGAAGTTGTGCTTAGTAAACTTCCTAAAGATTACACTGATAAACAGTTTGTTGACATGTTTATTCAACTTTACTCGAAAGACTGGGGAAAGATTAAAGCCAATTACATCAAACAATCACAGGATAAAGAACCAGGCACCATCATTACGATGCCTAAGCCTGAAATCTATCTGAAAAATATACTCAAAGTATACCTGGAGAATTCTAAGGCATAAAGAGACAAAAAAAGCCTTTCAGTAAAAGATACAATATCTCATTTACTGAAAGGCCAGGTAGAATAGCAATTACTTTTAAGCTAAAATGCCTTCTGCTTTTTCCAGAACTAACTTTAACCCATCTTTATGTTTACCTCCGGCAGTTGCATAAAAGGGTTGTCCACCCCCACCACCTTGAATATCTTTAGCCAATTCGCGTACAATATTTGATGCATTCAGGCCTTTATCTTTTACCAGATTTTCCGACAACATCACCGTAATACCCGGTTTATCATCAATCAAAGTTGTAAATACAAGGAACAAGTCATCAACCATATCCTTTACAGCAAATGCCAGGTTTTTAACTGCATCTGCATTAGGTAAGTCGACATGAGTAGCAATCAAATTAACACCATTAACGGTTTTAAGGTGATGTACGATTTCATGTTTAAGGTTAGCAGATTGCTCTAACACAGCTTTCTCTACATCCTTTTTCAACTTATTATTCTCTTCAATTAAAGCAGAAACCGCTAAAGTCAAATCTTTATTACCTTTTAACAAAGCGCGCAATTCATTCAACTCTCTGTTCTGATCTAAAACAAATGCTTCAGCCTTATCTGCTGTGATTGCTTCTATACGTCTCACACCTGCAGCTACGGCACTCTCAGAGGTGATTTTAAAATAACCAATCTGACCTGTAGCCTTAACGTGCGTGCCACCACAAAGTTCTTTAGAGTAATGGTCATCAAATGTTATGATACGAACCAGATCACCATACTTCTCTCCAAACAAAGCCGTTACGCCGCTTGAGATCGCCTGGTCATAAGGCACATATCTCTGCTCCTTCAATGGGATATTCTCTCTCACTTTCTGATTCACCAGATGCTCTATTTGAGCCAGTTCCTCATCGGTAACCTTAGCAAAATGTGAAAAGTCGAAACGTAGATAATCAGCGTTGACCAATGATCCCTTCTGGTTCACATGCGCACCCAATACTTTTTTCAATGCTGCATGCAGTAAATGCGTTGCAGTATGGTTATCCTGCGAAAGTAGACGTTTATTCTCATCTATAACAGCCCAGAAATGCCCTTCAACATCTTCAGGTAAAGTATCAGCATAATGTACAATTACACCGTTCTCCTTTTTAGTATCGGTAATTTCAACGAAGAAAAGACGACTATGATCTTCCAGACGACCTGTATCACCTACTTGTCCGCCACTTTCTGCATAGAAAGGCGTTTTACTCAATACGATCTGGTATTGTTCTTTTCCCTTTGCAATCACCTTACGGTATTTAATAATCTCCGTTTCAGCTTCGAAATCATCATACCCAACAAACTCAACTTCCAGATCGGGATTAACCAATACCCAGTCGCCTGTATCTACAGCTGTTGCAGCACGCGAGCGTTCTTTTTGTTTAAGCAACTCTTTATTGTACCCATCCATATCAACGATCCAGCGTTGCTCTCTGGCCATCAATTCTGTCAGATCTATCGGGAAGCCATAAGTATCCTGCAATTCAAATGCAAACTCTCCTGAGATCACCATTTGATCTTTCAGAATGCTGTATACCCACTGGTCTTCAAATGGTTTTTCAAGTTCAATGGCATTCTCAGCCATTAGCAATTCTCCTTGCTTTTTAGTATAATTATCAAAGCGTTGGATACCTGTGGCTAAAGTTCTTAAGAAGGAAACTTCTTCTTCCAAAACTACCTTTTGGACAAAATCCTGCTGTAACGCCAACTCATCAAAAACACCTTTAAACTGCTCAGCCAAAACCGGAACCAGTTCATTTAAAAAAGGATCTTTTAAGTTGAGGAAAGTATAGGCATAACGAACAGCGCGACGTAAAATACGACGGATTACATAACCTGCTTTATTGTTTGAAGGCAACTGTCCATCTGCAATCACAAAAGAGATTGCACGGATATGGTCGGCCATTACACGCATGGCAATATCGGTTTTTTCGTCTGCTCCATATTCAATTCCTGCCTTAGCAGCAATAAACTGAATTAATGGTTGAAAAACGTCAGTATCGTAATTAGATGATTTTTCCTGTAACACACGTACCAAACGCTCAAAGCCCATTCCGGTATCAACATGTTGAGCAGGCAACAGCTGCAACGAACCGTCTTTAAGGCGGTTAAATTGCATAAATACATTGTTCCAAATCTCAATTACCTGGGGATGATCAGCATTAACGAGTGACTTACCATCAACAGCTTTACGTTCCTCATCCGAGCGGCAGTCTACATGGATCTCAGAACACGGGCCACATGGTCCCGTATCGCCCATTTCCCAGAAATTATCTTTTTTATTTCCCAATATAATGCGTTCTTCCGGCACATACTGCTTCCAAAGCTCATAGGCTTCTGTATCTCTTGGTAGACCTTCCTTCTCATCTCCTTCAAAAATAGACACATAAAGCTTATCTTTTGGTATTTTATAAACTTCAGTCAACAATTCCCAGCTCCAGGCAATGGCTTCTTTTTTAAAGTAATCACCAAAGCTCCAGTTACCAAGCATCTCGAACATTGTATGGTGATAAGTATCAATACCCACCTCTTCCAGGTCATTGTGTTTTCCGGAAACACGAAGACAGCGCTGCGTATCGGTAACCCGAGGGTATTTAATAGTTGCTTCACCTAAAAACAAATCCTTAAACTGGTTCATCCCTGCGTTGGTAAACATCAGGGTTGGATCATTTTTAACTACAATTGGTGCAGATGCAACGATATGGTGTTGTTTCGATTCAAAAAATTTTAAGTATGCCTGTCTGATTTCCTTAGCTGTCATCCTTCTCTTGATTTATATTGAGCAAAATTAACATATTATTGGATTATTTCGCTAAGATACATTTACATTAAGCGCAAAATCCCCTGTGATTTTTTTTCAATCTGTGCATTGATACTTGCATAACTTTTCCTAAGTTTGAATACTTTAAATAAAACCTGTAATCAACTAATAATCAACACAAAAATATGCCTTATAAAGAAAGGGAAATAAATAAAATGTATTACACCATGGGTGAAGTAACCGAAATGTTTGGTGTCAACGCATCTCAAATCCGCTTTTACGAAAAGGAATTCGATGTGCTGCAACCCAAGAAAAACAAAAAGGGCAACAGGTTATTTACTCCCGAGGACATTGAAAACTTAAAAATCATTTTCCACCTGGTTGATGACAAAGGTTTCACCTTAAAAGGTGCCAAAGAGCATTTAAAAACAAATAGTGGTGAGGTTAAGGAAAACCAAAAGATCATTGCTTCGCTTGAAAAGCTAAAGGACTTCTTACTAAAGCTTAACGAAGAAATTTAATTTATTTCTTAATTATTTTTTTATTCAGTAAATTCTACGGTGATTTGGCCAATTTAAGCTAATCACTATGAGAATGTTATGCTTGTTGCTTCTGCTACAAGGCGGAATGAGCGCTATCGCTCAAGAAGAAGAAAAAATCAGGGACCTCATCGAGCATCTTGCCGAAAATTCATCGGAAGGCGAAGACCTGTCGGAATTCACAGACCGAATCAGCTTCTTTCGTAAACATCCCATAAACCTTCACAAAACCTCTCCCGAAGAGCTAAAAAATCTGATCTTTCTTTCTCCACTTCAGATCAGTAATTTCTTCAGCTACATCGCAAATACCAAACTAGTCAACGTTTTGGAATTGCAGGCTATCCCTGGCTTTGATCCGGAAACCATCAACAAACTACTACCCTTCGTAACCATAAGCACATTGGAGGGCTATGAGCAGTTAAAATTAAAAAAACTAATACAGACGAGTAATCATGACTTGATTTTACGATACGGGCGCTTACTCCAGCAACAGAAAGGTTTTAGAGACCTACCTGGCAGCAGATACCTGGGAACTCCCGAAAAATTACTATTGCGCTATAGATTCAATAACCATGACATCCTATCTGCCGCACTGGTAATGGCAAAGGATGCCGGAGAGCAGCTTTTCAATTGCAACACAGGATTAGATCACCTTTCGGCCAACATAGCCTTATTTAAGCTTGGACGGGTTAAAAAACTAATTATTGGAGACTATAGTTTACAATTTGGCCAGGGACTAACCTTATGGTCAGGATTTGCTTTTGGGAAAGGCCCTGATGTAACCAGTGTGGCCGCCAAAGATGTTGGCATAAAACCTTACACTTCAGCCAGCGAAGCCTCCTTTTTCCGTGGAATAGCAAGCACCATTAACCTTGGCCGCAACATCCATCTAAGCCCTTTTATATCCGTCAGGAGACTTGATGCGAGTCTAAAAGCCACAGCAGACAACAACTACACACTTTCCAACATTATTATAACCGGCCTACATCGCACACAAACAGAACTTAAGAACCAAAGATCATTGAAGCAAGTAGTATACGGAGGGGCGCTACAATATATCACGGACAACCTAAATATTGGATTTATCACCTATCAATCCGACTACCAACACCAATTCATTACCGGCACACAACTGTACAACAAGTACAGTTTTACAGGCAAACATCTAACCAATACCGGATTGCACTACAATTACACTTTTAGAAACACCTACTTTTATGGAGAACTGGCATACAGCGTGGGCACAGGGCACGCTTTTATTAATGGTGCTATGACGACCCTATCCCGTAAACTATCTGTTGTATTATTGCACCGCAATTATAGCAAAGATTACCATAATTTCTTTAGCAGAGCTGTTGGTGAAGGCTCAGAAACCAATAATGAAAGGGGCTGGTATGTAGGCCTAAATTATTTATTACCGAGAAACCTGAGCTGGTCGGTTTATGGCGACTATTTCAAATTCCCCTGGTTAAAATATCGGGTCGATTCGGCCTCTGCCGGCTACGAAGTACTGAGCCAACTGACCTATACAAAAGGAAAAAATTTTAAGTCAGCACTAAGATTTAAGAGAGAACAAAAACAGCAAAACCCAAATGCAGGCAGTACTTATCATCATCTGGAGGAAGTATTGAAACAAACCTATCGCTTAGAAACAACCTGGAAACCTAATCGAAAGTTAAACTTTCAACAACGAACAGAAATAACTCAATATCAAAAAGGTATAAATCAAAAAGAATCAGGAATATTAGTATATACAGACGTACATTACACCCCAACAGCATCCAAATTATCGGGAAATATACGTCTGGCTTATTTCAAAACCTCATCTTACAACAGCAGAATTTATGCTTACGAAAGCGATGTTTTATACGGTTCCAGTTCAGGGATTTATTCCGGCAATGGTATCCGTAGTTTTATAAATGCCCGATACCGACCATTCAAAAAAATAGATATCTGGCTTAGGTACGCGTGCTTCACTTATAAAAATACAGCAACAATCGGCACCGGACTGGAT
This is a stretch of genomic DNA from Candidatus Pedobacter colombiensis. It encodes these proteins:
- a CDS encoding biopolymer transporter ExbD, translating into MAELNVSPNRRAVPKVDLTAMVDLAFLLITFFMLTTSLSKPVAMDVVKPDEPVDDIQEPVPASRSMTILLGKDNKVAWYMGEAGKSQPVIESIEDVRQSILKNKMKVDAVNVNNPKKSLFVIIKPTAGAHYKNFVDILDELKVVGITAAPAIDDDHITKEEQDFMKQQQLL
- a CDS encoding NAD-dependent deacylase — protein: METIVILTGAGISAESGLKTFRDSNGLWENYRIEDVATPEAWLRNPELVQQFYNERRKSVLEAQPNEAHKALARLQDKYNVQIITQNIDDLHERAGSKNVLHLHGVITRSQSDVEPNLTYPIPGWELRFTDLCVHGKPLRPHVVWFGEAVPNMVFASRLCRKANVFAVIGTSLQVYPAAGLTEYVPKETIRYVIDVNVPHISGSDHLKKIEQPATIGVPIMVEELLARR
- the alaS gene encoding alanine--tRNA ligase, with protein sequence MTAKEIRQAYLKFFESKQHHIVASAPIVVKNDPTLMFTNAGMNQFKDLFLGEATIKYPRVTDTQRCLRVSGKHNDLEEVGIDTYHHTMFEMLGNWSFGDYFKKEAIAWSWELLTEVYKIPKDKLYVSIFEGDEKEGLPRDTEAYELWKQYVPEERIILGNKKDNFWEMGDTGPCGPCSEIHVDCRSDEERKAVDGKSLVNADHPQVIEIWNNVFMQFNRLKDGSLQLLPAQHVDTGMGFERLVRVLQEKSSNYDTDVFQPLIQFIAAKAGIEYGADEKTDIAMRVMADHIRAISFVIADGQLPSNNKAGYVIRRILRRAVRYAYTFLNLKDPFLNELVPVLAEQFKGVFDELALQQDFVQKVVLEEEVSFLRTLATGIQRFDNYTKKQGELLMAENAIELEKPFEDQWVYSILKDQMVISGEFAFELQDTYGFPIDLTELMAREQRWIVDMDGYNKELLKQKERSRAATAVDTGDWVLVNPDLEVEFVGYDDFEAETEIIKYRKVIAKGKEQYQIVLSKTPFYAESGGQVGDTGRLEDHSRLFFVEITDTKKENGVIVHYADTLPEDVEGHFWAVIDENKRLLSQDNHTATHLLHAALKKVLGAHVNQKGSLVNADYLRFDFSHFAKVTDEELAQIEHLVNQKVRENIPLKEQRYVPYDQAISSGVTALFGEKYGDLVRIITFDDHYSKELCGGTHVKATGQIGYFKITSESAVAAGVRRIEAITADKAEAFVLDQNRELNELRALLKGNKDLTLAVSALIEENNKLKKDVEKAVLEQSANLKHEIVHHLKTVNGVNLIATHVDLPNADAVKNLAFAVKDMVDDLFLVFTTLIDDKPGITVMLSENLVKDKGLNASNIVRELAKDIQGGGGGQPFYATAGGKHKDGLKLVLEKAEGILA
- a CDS encoding MerR family transcriptional regulator, whose product is MPYKEREINKMYYTMGEVTEMFGVNASQIRFYEKEFDVLQPKKNKKGNRLFTPEDIENLKIIFHLVDDKGFTLKGAKEHLKTNSGEVKENQKIIASLEKLKDFLLKLNEEI
- a CDS encoding type II secretion system protein GspK codes for the protein MRMLCLLLLLQGGMSAIAQEEEKIRDLIEHLAENSSEGEDLSEFTDRISFFRKHPINLHKTSPEELKNLIFLSPLQISNFFSYIANTKLVNVLELQAIPGFDPETINKLLPFVTISTLEGYEQLKLKKLIQTSNHDLILRYGRLLQQQKGFRDLPGSRYLGTPEKLLLRYRFNNHDILSAALVMAKDAGEQLFNCNTGLDHLSANIALFKLGRVKKLIIGDYSLQFGQGLTLWSGFAFGKGPDVTSVAAKDVGIKPYTSASEASFFRGIASTINLGRNIHLSPFISVRRLDASLKATADNNYTLSNIIITGLHRTQTELKNQRSLKQVVYGGALQYITDNLNIGFITYQSDYQHQFITGTQLYNKYSFTGKHLTNTGLHYNYTFRNTYFYGELAYSVGTGHAFINGAMTTLSRKLSVVLLHRNYSKDYHNFFSRAVGEGSETNNERGWYVGLNYLLPRNLSWSVYGDYFKFPWLKYRVDSASAGYEVLSQLTYTKGKNFKSALRFKREQKQQNPNAGSTYHHLEEVLKQTYRLETTWKPNRKLNFQQRTEITQYQKGINQKESGILVYTDVHYTPTASKLSGNIRLAYFKTSSYNSRIYAYESDVLYGSSSGIYSGNGIRSFINARYRPFKKIDIWLRYACFTYKNTATIGTGLDEIEGNRKTEVKVQLRYQF